Part of the Zingiber officinale cultivar Zhangliang chromosome 8A, Zo_v1.1, whole genome shotgun sequence genome, ttgtttattttattttattatttatttagtatattgaaaagaattttattaatgaatatggttcgtgaacattgttcatgaacgttgttcatgaatgttaacaaactgaatacatatgtgtttaagtttgtttgtttattttaacgaggtgttcaagtttatttatttaattaatcttgtatatattgaacgaatataaataaattcttaccaagtcgaacactaaatttatttatgaatatttgattcatttatcGTCCTACACTAAATAGATGAATGAATTTTTAGCGGACGTAAAATATCTAATGTCAGATTATTTATATTAAGATAAAAGATAAAATGATCTCCTTAATTTATTTACCGATACCTTGCTACGAATCGGATGATACTAAACTAGATGACCAATTTGACTTATGAAGATTTTTCATGGGTCCTAAATTCAAAAAGTATCCAGTGGTTTGACAATCGGATTTCCTAAAATTAATCACGTGGGCAAATGTGCTTattaaaaattgattttagatATTTCTATTGCTACCACTATTATCTTAAAAACGACTGTTTATTAGACACGACTagataatataattaaataacaCAATCCAAAACACAATTAATatagataaaatttaaaaatggtaTAATATAACCAATGTATAGAAGACTAGTTTTTTTTATAACATAACTTTTAAAAGTTCaataattaatctttccttttatataaaaaatgtaatcggttttatattattttagaaTAATATACTCAGATAAAGCATGTGTAACTTTATTTACATCTGAAATATTAAATTGATATTCCATATTAATTCAGATTAAGAAGTTGAGAAATCCGAAAAGTTTGGATAGGTGGTTGAAGGATGGATCCGGTCAGTCGAGCCTAGAGAGGGAACAATGAGAAGTCATGCTAGGACAAAGTTAGCACCCTCTGACTACGTGTTGACTTTAGTAGGAGCTTATCCTTTAGACCTGAGAACAATGAGAAGAATTCCACCACGAGCATTCAAATTTAggcaaaaattaaaagggtgTTCATCATTTTCATTTTCGTTAGATGTGCACCCCTTTTCTAAAAAGTCAAATGAGTGTCCctctaaaaaaaaatgtttattaCCAAAAATATCCTTAGATTCAACGATATTGATATTGTAGAAGTTATCAGCTAGCTTCTACAATGTGTAGAAGATACTGGCTAGCGTCTACAATATATAAAAACTATCGATTAACTTATATAATATGTAGAAGCTAGCCTATAATTGCTACACGTTATAAAAATTACATGCTGGTTTCTACACACTCAAATATGATTAGATTATGTTTATTTAAAATGTAATGAATGTTATGAAGTCCTCATTGTTTGGTTTGCTTGTTAAGATGTTGTTTTAATCAGGTTattattcaaaaatcaaaatgatataaaattatcCTTATAGAAGTTACTTGTTAGCTTATACACATTGTAGAAGCTAGTAACTAGCCTTTCCAATTATAGAAGTTAACATCTAACTTTCACATGACCTAATGATCAGATAATATATTTGTAAAAGTTAGTTGTTAATTTTTTACATGGTGTAAAAACTAGATGATATATTCTACGATTGTAGAAGCTATTTGCTATCTTCTATATGACTAAATGATCAAATAatataagaatattttaaatagGTCACTTTAAAATAGGCACAGAAGAACGAAgctcatttgatttttttttttttttaaggatatccatataaaaaaaacacaattttTTTCCTTCAAACTTCACTGTAACATAAACAATTTAAAACAAATTCACAAGTTGAATTACAAGGATATTACATAGTAAACGTAATAGAAGCAAGGATCCTAAATATAAGTATATAAAATAAAGATAGAAGGGGATTATTGTTTTCCTTTACCCTTTATCTCTCTTTTCAAAACACCCttatagttttaaaatttatcttaatattCCTTTAGAATTTTAGTAGCGTTTTACTtttgattttttctttttttagttGGAGGCCTAGTATGATAAATGATCACTTCTACTTTGTTCAGTTGATGGATCGTGTCTTCATTCATTGAAATGGCAAGTCTACTTATTCATCTACTCACAAAAGTGGCAAGTTTATCAATGAAAACTTTCTCACCCAACATGGAAATGCTAAAGCCGAATTGTGTTCAACTACCAAAAAGTTGTTCCATATTCAGTTTTGTAACGCTCACATAGCGTAGCCGAATCGATAATCATGTAATAAATTTATAGAATAGAGTAAGGGGGCTTTCGAATGACATAGGACAGGCGTGGAGGGGGCGTCAAGATGATGAATTTTTTTACATAAAAGATATTCATTTTTTAACTAATTAGTAAAATAAGAATACAGATAATTTATGCTATTTTTGATGTATAAAATTAACGGCAATTAATCAATGAACacatttaaaattttaggattcCTAAAAGGTACCTCTAACTTTTAAATTTCTCAAAAAAGATATGCTTGTTTATCCATTTTATTTTTACCGTTAACCACTATGATACTAGATTTCAAAGTGTTGCATTCAAAGTACAATACCACTATGATACTAGATTTCAAAGAACATCATAATTGTGATgctgtattttaaaaattagtattataataacattgattttcaaaatataacaccgctaTGATGGTTTTAGGATTTATACTGTATTAAAAtggtattagttttttttttaaaaaaaacaccatatttgtattattttttgaaatcTAAAACTAAGATGGTGTTGTTCTTTGAATGCAAGGTTGACAGGAGaggtaaaatgaaaaataaatgtaccctttaaaaaaatctaaaacctAGGTGTGCCTtctaaaattttcataattttaaatacCTACTTGTATCCATTGCCTTAAAATTAATACACTAGTTCACTATAATTTAATCGAATTAAAAACatcatttaaatatttcattaTATAATCGTTCTTAAAGTATATTGTCattgatttttttaatgttttttaatatttcaaaaatagaatatgaTAAATCAGTTTACATATAACAATTAATataatttgttattttattttaaagaattaaatttaataaacaaAAAAGAAATGGTCAAAATTTTATTGGAGCTATTTTTGTTGGCGAATCTAAATAAAGATTCCGCCAAAAAGGAACCATCGACCTGTTTACCTTTGGATGCATGGGAAAAGTTTATTGCGACCCTAAACTTTGTTGAAATTGACATTTTGAAATCTTTAAACACCATGCGGGGTAAATTTATAGTTTCTAAAACAATTTATGGTAAGTTGAAATATGTTCTGCGTTGTCTAGATCGACAGGTGGCTTCACCGTTCGCCTATTTATTCCGACTCGCGACCTCGTCGATCCTCTGCCTCTCCGAgctcttcctctctctttctctctcgctCGTCTTCGTCCTGCTCTGAGAATTTAGGGTTAGCCGAGGAGGGTTAGGGTTCGAATTTTTCCGGTGCATGGCAGTGAGATTGGTGTCGAATGAGGTGTCGGACCTCTGCATCGGGAAGCCAGCGCTGAGAACGCTGCCGCTCTCCGCGGTCGATGTCGGCGAAGCCCTAATCGCGCTAAGGAGATCTGGCGAGCCCCAATTGGGCGTGATAGGCGACGTTAAGAAGGCCGTTTCTGGGAAGATCTCCGTCGCGGACATCATCTGCTACCTCTGCTCGGACGGCAACCTCGCCTCGCCGGCAGCCGCTCTCGAGCGGCCCGTCGCCGCCGCCCTTCCTGAAGAAGCCGGCATCGTTCGGCGCGTCGAGCCTCATTTTGGGTATTCTCTTTTGCCCCGTCGATGATTTGGTCAAAACGCgttcttttctttaatttttttgtttttttttgcgcAAATTGATCGATTAGAAAACTAATGCGATCGTGCGGAATGCCAAAAATGCTTTCGTTTACAACGTGGCTTTTGGTTGATCATCGAAATTGTCGCTTTCGTTCTTGCGCGGATGCTAAAGTTTGAATTTATGTTCTTGTTTGTAGCTCTTTCGATCTGATTTGGTCGGATCTCTGCGATTAGAGAAAGAATTTAAGCGCAAGTTGTcactcttttttttcttcttgtttttttgtTTGATCAGATTATTGGAAGCTGTCGATCTGATACTTGACGGAGCGCAGAACCTCGTAGTCCCTATCCGCTCCGTCGCCGGGAGGCGGAAGATCCAATCTggctgcggcggcggcggcggcgccccTGAGTTTTGCTGGCTGACGCACGAGGATTTCGTTCGATACTTCCTCAATTCAATCGCCCTCTTCTCACACATCGCCGCTCTCTCCATCGACTCGCTCGGCCTTGTCCGTCCGGCCGACACGCTCTCCATCCGCAGCAATGAGCCTGGTCTCTCCCTCCTCCCCCTCCTCGACCGCGCCCTCTCAGACCAGGCCGCCGTCGCTGTCGTCGCCGACGATGGTCGCCTTGTGGGCGAGATCTCCCCCTCCGCTCTCTCCGCCTGCGACGAGTCCCTCACGCTGGCCGCGGCCATCGCCACCCTCACCGCGAACGACCTCATGGCGTTTATCGACTACTACGGCGCTCCACCGGAGTACCTTGTCCGCACAATTAAGGCCAGCCTAAAGGAGCAGGGCCTGCCGGAGATGCTCGAACTAGTGGAGGATGAGTTGTCTTCCTTCTCCACCTCATCCTCCTCGCCGTCGACGACCTCCTCGTCCTCCGACGAGGAGTCTTTCGGGGGGAAGCGGCCGAGGAGGACAAAATCAAGGAGCTTGTCCTCGGTGAGGAGATCCGAGGAGCCGGAAGTCTGCCACCCGGGAAGCTCCCTGGTGGCTGTAATGGCGCAGGCGCTGGCCCACCGGGTGAGCTATCTGTGGGTCGTCGACGAAGAAAACTACGATCTCATCGGCATCGTGAACTTCTCCGACATGCTCAGAGTCTTACGGGAGCAGTTGCTGCCATGAACCTCCTCTCTGAGGGTCCCACTGTCCTACACCGCACTTCCCCCTTTTGTCCGAGAGCTCATGATATCATTTGCGTTTCCAGCGATCGCTCCAAATGCTTCCTATCCGTCAGTTCCCTTAGTGCGATGACGTGACTCCGTTGTTCCTACTCTGTGTTTATGTTTCGGGCTACAAAAAACACTTTTGTGTCGTTTGGCTGTTTGTTTTATCTCAGAAATATGCAGGCTTATCAAGGTTTCTATCAATTTGTACTCTTGGCCTCTTGGACCTGTTCCTATCTGAAATCGCTACTGGGTGAATTATCGGGAGTAACTGTGGGACTCTCCATCCGATCTATATGTCTAACTAGGTGACTCACATAATTTCGAGCGATACACCCTATGTGTATGTATCGAACGGATGTGCAAGATAACAAATCCTctctcgatatatatatatatatatatacctgcaTACTTATTCGATGAGCGACACTAAGTGATTCAGAGTGATTTCGGATATCCAAACTATTCTTGAACGTCCAACCTACTCTTGGACGTCCTGAGTGGCCGAAGTTGACTCAGGACGCCTGGGAATGATATGGACACTCAGGATCATTCTAAGTTACCAATACATCgctcactatatatatatatatatatattttcatgaaTTTTGATTATCAACGTGTTAAAtattcaaaaattattaaaattaataaataaatttataggattaaactcaataatcaattgaatcaaaaaattttaaataatcaaacaaatttAATTTAAGAGCGGCTCTATAACACTTAAACAAATCAAGTTCCAATTAAACTTGAACCATCCTTAAATTCAAACTCATAAAATAGgaattaaatcaaacttaataatcattttaatgatttaatttattttaaatttaatttagcttACTCAATAATCTTATTTAATAAACCTGAACTAAATTTTGAATCACTTAGCTCGGCTTGATTACAAATCTAAGTATCATAGCATGGTGCATGACTCGGTTTGTCCACATGTTTCGGTGGAACCACAatttacatttaaaaaaaaaaggcataAAGGACAAtccttttttttcaaataaagtttACAAAAAATCTATTATATTTCTTATACGGTTATACCCAAACTATTGTTATTTTAATATTACGGTAATTTACCAAAGGACGTATataaagatctaaatttatcaaaagatacACACTACTTTAGTATTTACTAAAGAACGCACTTTGTTAAATGTATTTCTTATTTTACCCTCCtgacaatttgactttttctCTCGTTTTTCTTTTCCACTAtatttctttctcttctctttttttatcgacatgcagaacatatgaataacattaatatattttttaataatattttaatacatttgaagaggcaaaaataaacaatgaataacatatttgaactccttacaattttagaaatccactggaactaaaatgagtgtaatcggagctctctaggtcgatcagtcggtttcgatcaaaacccactgatggacctagagagctccgattgcatccatttcagtttttatggatttctgaaattgtaaggagttcaaatatggtgtccattatttattttaacttttcatagatgttaacatgcaaaatgaaagaatcgtcaaaaacgcccatgttgggcctgatatggaatcatatcaggcccaatgtgggtctgatatcattccatatcagacccacgttgggcctgatatgagtccatattaggcccaatgtggGTTTTTTTTTGTCGattatttgatttgatatattaacatctatgaaagggtgaaataaataatggacaccatatttgaactccttgtaatatcagaaatccataggaactgaaatgggtgcaattggagctccctaggtccatcagtgggtttcggtcaaaacccactaatggacctagagagctctaattgcacccatttaagttcctatggatttctgatgttacaaggagttcaaatatggtgttcattatttattttagcttttcataGATGtcaatatataaaatcaaagaatcgtcaaaaaaactcacgttgggcctgatatggaatcatatcaggcccaacgtgggcctgatatgaaatcatatcaggcccaacttggAAAGCCAAGTTGTGGTACATTAGTGCAAAGCATAATTTGAACTATATATTGGTTCAGTCATTGTGGAAGCCGAAAAGGAAAATTTCCAGCAGAAGTTACAAAAATGTATTAGTTTTTTCAGTATTGCAATACATTTATCACAAGATAATAAACTTTCAGGGAATTCCATTATTTAAAGGCTGGTTTACCCTAATAGAAGAAATACATACTGAACCATAAAAATGTTTTATAGAATGACTATCTAGTGTTTCAAATGATTAAAATGAAACACAGATTTAATGATCTACCTGATTGCGTGCTCGAGTAACATCAACTTCTGAGACTCTATAGGAGAGTTTGGTTATCTCACGCATAATTGCATAGGCCAAGTCATCCAAACAATCAGGCTGCTCAAAAATGGGAAAAGTAGTTAGCCACAAAGTCAGATCTGAGAAAAGCCGAATGGATAGTTAAGTGTTATAGGTAACTGCAGAATCCATTTGTTTcatacaatttaattaatcacCATTTGACAACAGATGCTTTACAACATTAAAAAGTATAGCATGTGTATATgtcaaatttttagaaaaagttcaacaagtaagacaaAAGCAAAGATCTTTACCGTTCAAATATCATATAATACCATAGAAAATAAACAGAACCTGAAAATCCATGTTTTccaataaaaaaatgataattctgAGTGAGGGTTGCACATCTAATGGCAGGTATAGAATAATTCTGAGTGGATAAAACCATTATTAACCTCATTCCTGTATATCATCAAGACAAACTTGCAACATTTCCACCATCTACTTATGATACAGTACAAAATCCATTTCCAACTAACAATTAAGTGTGAATTGCTGCCAATATGTGACATGATAACTAACAATTTTATATCATCCATGATGTAGCAATAGAGCAAATTGCTGCAAGTTTCTTTCATACAGCCTCACTCTTTAAGTGTGAATATCAACATATGCCTTTAactaaataattatatatttcaATATTGCATAAGCACCAACAGATGCCTGAGTCTCTGACTAACTAGATATCAGAATAGACCCCCCAATAGCTGATTATA contains:
- the LOC122010079 gene encoding CBS domain-containing protein CBSX5-like; its protein translation is MAVRLVSNEVSDLCIGKPALRTLPLSAVDVGEALIALRRSGEPQLGVIGDVKKAVSGKISVADIICYLCSDGNLASPAAALERPVAAALPEEAGIVRRVEPHFGLLEAVDLILDGAQNLVVPIRSVAGRRKIQSGCGGGGGAPEFCWLTHEDFVRYFLNSIALFSHIAALSIDSLGLVRPADTLSIRSNEPGLSLLPLLDRALSDQAAVAVVADDGRLVGEISPSALSACDESLTLAAAIATLTANDLMAFIDYYGAPPEYLVRTIKASLKEQGLPEMLELVEDELSSFSTSSSSPSTTSSSSDEESFGGKRPRRTKSRSLSSVRRSEEPEVCHPGSSLVAVMAQALAHRVSYLWVVDEENYDLIGIVNFSDMLRVLREQLLP